One window of Elaeis guineensis isolate ETL-2024a chromosome 11, EG11, whole genome shotgun sequence genomic DNA carries:
- the LOC105054085 gene encoding uncharacterized protein gives MGEETSVPLDSNLTSSSSARFFGLLNQPDSDPYPNLEFDESDVVWSSSFSSASELSSGSSSPSAAGLPSYSPSESYRHRRSETRSFVPERSGLSAALAEDSLPLVRQRRRAAAAARGSVSVPVPAGRAGAEEAGGGMGMGMGKGFHQSAPVNVPAWPSWRRGRRVEAEDGEEERGEEEEEEEEMVPPHVIVARSHVMTFSVFEGVGRTLKGRDLRRVRNAVLQKTGFL, from the coding sequence ATGGGGGAGGAGACGAGCGTACCCCTCGACTCCAACCTAACGTCGTCTTCTTCCGCTCGATTCTTCGGCCTCTTGAATCAGCCCGATTCCGACCCCTACCCTAACCTCGAGTTCGATGAGAGCGACGTTGTCTGgtcctcctccttctcctccgcCTCCGAACTCTCCTccggctcctcctccccctctgccgccggcctacCTTCCTACTCGCCGTCCGAAAGCTACCGCCACCGACGGTCCGAAACCAGGTCCTTCGTGCCGGAAAGGTCTGGCCTTTCGGCGGCGCTAGCGGAGGACAGCCTGCCCCTCGTGCGGCAGAGGCggcgggcggcggcggcggctcGTGGGAGCGTGTCAGTTCCGGTGCCGGCTGGGAGAGCGGGCGCAGAGGAGGCCGGGGGagggatggggatggggatggggaagGGTTTCCACCAGTCGGCACCGGTGAACGTTCCGGCATGGCCGAgctggaggagggggaggagggtgGAAGCGGAGGACGGGGAAGAGGAAAGaggggaagaggaggaggaggaggaggagatggtgCCGCCGCACGTGATCGTGGCGAGGTCGCACGTGATGACGTTCTCGGTGTTCGAGGGCGTTGGGCGGACCCTCAAAGGGAGGGATCTCCGGCGGGTGCGGAACGCCGTCTTACAGAAGACCGGCTTCCTCTGA